A region from the Lysobacter antibioticus genome encodes:
- a CDS encoding 5'-nucleotidase: protein MPDRDADPLIVAISSRTLFDMEESHTLFEREGIDAYADFQREHEDDFLRPGVAFPLVRKLLALNQGAPPEAPRVEVILISRNSADSGLRIFNSIAHHGLSIKRAAFSNGAPPFPYIRPFGADLFLSANAEDVSAALAAGVAAATLLPAIPPSRLAPHLRPDQLRIAFDGDAVIFDDEGERVSREGGLAAFAEHERSHAGEPLSGGPFRGFLDALHRLQKAFPVGQDAPIRTALVTARSVPAHERVIRTLREWGIRLDEALFLGGRPKGPFLEAFGADIFFDDSEHNILSARDHVAAGHVPHGVANR, encoded by the coding sequence ATGCCTGACCGTGATGCCGACCCGTTGATCGTCGCGATTTCCTCGCGCACCCTGTTCGACATGGAAGAGAGCCATACGCTGTTCGAGCGTGAGGGCATCGACGCCTACGCCGACTTCCAGCGCGAGCACGAGGACGATTTTCTGCGTCCCGGCGTCGCCTTCCCGCTGGTGCGCAAACTGCTTGCGCTCAACCAAGGCGCGCCGCCGGAGGCGCCGCGGGTCGAGGTGATCCTGATCTCGCGCAACTCCGCCGACAGCGGCCTGCGCATCTTCAATTCGATCGCCCATCACGGCCTGTCGATCAAGCGAGCGGCGTTCAGCAACGGCGCGCCGCCGTTTCCGTACATCCGTCCGTTCGGCGCCGACCTGTTCCTCTCGGCCAATGCCGAGGACGTCAGCGCCGCGCTCGCTGCCGGCGTCGCCGCGGCGACCCTGTTGCCGGCGATTCCGCCGTCGCGGCTGGCGCCGCATCTGCGCCCGGACCAACTGCGTATCGCCTTCGACGGCGACGCGGTGATCTTCGACGACGAGGGCGAGCGTGTCTCGCGCGAAGGCGGCCTGGCCGCGTTCGCCGAGCACGAGCGCAGCCATGCCGGCGAACCGCTCTCCGGCGGCCCGTTCCGTGGCTTCCTCGACGCCCTGCATCGCTTGCAGAAGGCCTTCCCGGTCGGCCAGGACGCACCGATCCGCACCGCCCTGGTCACCGCACGCTCGGTGCCGGCGCACGAGCGGGTGATCCGCACCCTGCGCGAGTGGGGCATCCGTCTCGACGAGGCCCTGTTCCTCGGCGGCCGCCCCAAGGGGCCGTTCCTGGAAGCCTTCGGCGCCGACATCTTCTTCGACGATTCCGAGCACAACATCCTGTCGGCGCGCGACCACGTCGCCGCGGGGCATGTCCCGCACGGGGTCGCGAACCGCTGA
- a CDS encoding type 1 glutamine amidotransferase domain-containing protein produces the protein MNLRFPHLRQLALGLLLAYSATSIAQAADKVLIVVSSEGRDQGKTRPGYEMDEFAQAYLIFRDNGLAVDVASPRGGGAEADKYDPKLAFNARLLEERHGLNQLNTTLATSAARAEDYAAVYVVGGKGAMFDLPDDPALKKLLAEVYERGGVVAAVCHGPAALVDVRLDDGSYLVAGRALTGFSNEEEAIFGKRWAKEFRFRLEDALRERGARWREAPLMMPGLAVDGRLITGQNPYSTPAVAEAIVAALGRTPVARTPWRDERSLALVERLLAGEREAAHKALADAPDAYHVQLIGLIGYYQLQAHPEPARTRAALEIMQLAAPYMPEPQLRLGMAEAHWRLGDEAQARAMIGEVLVSHPDMADAKRLLERIDG, from the coding sequence ATGAACCTCCGATTCCCTCATTTGCGCCAGTTGGCCCTGGGCCTGCTGCTGGCGTACTCCGCCACCAGCATCGCCCAGGCCGCCGACAAGGTCTTGATCGTGGTCAGCAGCGAGGGCCGCGACCAGGGCAAGACCCGGCCCGGCTACGAGATGGACGAGTTCGCCCAGGCCTATCTGATCTTCCGCGACAACGGCCTGGCGGTGGACGTCGCCAGCCCGCGCGGCGGCGGCGCCGAGGCCGACAAGTACGACCCGAAGCTGGCCTTTAACGCGCGCCTGCTCGAAGAACGCCACGGCCTGAACCAGTTGAACACGACCCTGGCCACGTCGGCCGCGCGCGCCGAGGACTACGCCGCGGTCTACGTGGTCGGCGGCAAGGGCGCGATGTTCGATCTGCCGGACGATCCGGCGCTGAAGAAATTGCTCGCCGAGGTCTACGAGCGCGGCGGCGTGGTCGCGGCGGTCTGCCACGGTCCGGCGGCGCTGGTCGATGTGCGTCTCGACGATGGCTCCTATCTGGTCGCCGGCCGCGCACTGACCGGTTTCAGCAACGAGGAGGAAGCCATCTTCGGCAAACGCTGGGCCAAGGAATTCCGCTTCCGGCTCGAAGACGCCCTGCGCGAACGCGGCGCACGCTGGCGGGAAGCGCCCTTGATGATGCCGGGGCTGGCCGTCGACGGCCGCCTGATCACCGGTCAGAACCCCTACTCCACCCCGGCCGTCGCCGAAGCCATCGTCGCCGCACTCGGGCGCACGCCGGTCGCGCGCACGCCCTGGCGCGACGAACGCAGCCTGGCCCTGGTCGAGCGCTTGCTCGCCGGCGAACGCGAGGCCGCGCACAAAGCGCTCGCCGACGCCCCGGACGCCTACCACGTGCAGTTGATCGGGCTGATCGGTTATTACCAGTTGCAGGCGCATCCTGAGCCGGCCCGCACCCGCGCCGCTCTGGAGATCATGCAGCTGGCGGCGCCGTACATGCCCGAACCGCAATTGCGCCTGGGCATGGCGGAAGCGCACTGGCGGCTCGGCGACGAGGCCCAGGCGCGGGCGATGATCGGCGAGGTGCTGGTCAGTCACCCGGACATGGCCGATGCTAAGCGCCTTCTCGAACGGATCGACGGCTGA
- a CDS encoding response regulator transcription factor — translation MRILVIEDHLALRTAMAAMFEQHGHAVDFAADGRNGLQLALNDPPDVLVLDLTLPGLDGLRVCAELRARADRHVPILMLTARDGLDDKLRGFEAGADDYLVKPFAGEELLARCLALSRRHRAGEPHGLRIGSLSIDRRSGEVRRQGRLLELQHTPLRILTILAEAWPRTLTRSELIQRLWGDLPPQSDPLRSHLYLLRQALDKPFARPMLRTVHGVGFKLESDEDATP, via the coding sequence TTGCGCATCCTCGTGATCGAAGACCACCTGGCCCTGCGCACGGCCATGGCGGCGATGTTCGAACAGCACGGCCACGCCGTCGATTTCGCCGCCGACGGCCGCAACGGCCTGCAACTGGCATTGAACGATCCGCCCGACGTGTTGGTGCTCGATCTGACCCTGCCCGGCCTCGACGGCTTGCGCGTGTGCGCGGAACTGCGCGCACGCGCCGACCGTCACGTGCCGATCCTCATGCTGACCGCACGCGACGGCCTGGACGACAAACTGCGCGGCTTCGAGGCCGGCGCCGACGACTATCTGGTCAAACCCTTCGCCGGCGAAGAATTGCTCGCGCGCTGCCTGGCCCTGTCGCGCCGGCACCGCGCGGGCGAGCCGCACGGCCTGCGCATCGGCAGCCTGAGCATCGACCGTCGCAGCGGCGAAGTGCGCCGCCAAGGCCGCCTGCTGGAACTGCAACACACGCCCTTGCGCATCCTGACGATCCTGGCGGAGGCCTGGCCGCGCACCCTGACCCGCAGCGAGCTGATCCAGCGCCTGTGGGGCGACCTGCCGCCGCAATCGGATCCGCTGCGTTCGCACCTGTATCTGTTGCGGCAGGCGCTCGACAAGCCGTTCGCGCGGCCGATGCTGCGCACCGTGCACGGCGTCGGCTTCAAGCTCGAAAGCGACGAGGACGCCACACCGTGA
- a CDS encoding sensor histidine kinase, with protein MLAFAGFALSVAALFGLYAVSFMYATEDAFFDSMLEQEAAAQLRRHALDGGWAEPQQAFMRVYPDTQHFPADLLAARESEPWRSEFAGRDGRHYHVKALQPPAPAQGAWLVAEVSRQLVVRPMRDRILQWLGWSALAVVALALSIGAWLARRSTAPLSRLAALVDSMAPNRWPQRIAAGFPDDEVGVLARGLDAMTERTQAFIDREQAFTRDASHELRTPLAVIRSAGERLLAEPALSAAGREHLLHLRQSAWQLEQTVTTLLTLAREAPVVLPDAPIALLPVLERVVLEQAVWLDGKPVEVEVEVPADARIDLPQPVLHILLSNLIGNAFAHTESGTVAIGVAGGCLRIANRGHPIPAELRERLHEPFRKREGSAGLGLGLAIVQRLCERYRVDLRLDEEAGAMVVSLALAGAAGPPQGAPGTARPAEDSAARSD; from the coding sequence ATGCTCGCTTTCGCCGGCTTCGCCCTGTCGGTCGCGGCCTTGTTCGGGCTGTATGCGGTGAGCTTCATGTACGCGACCGAAGACGCCTTCTTCGATTCGATGCTCGAACAGGAAGCCGCCGCGCAGTTGCGCCGGCATGCGCTCGACGGCGGCTGGGCCGAGCCGCAACAGGCCTTCATGCGCGTCTACCCGGACACCCAACATTTCCCCGCCGATCTGCTCGCCGCACGCGAGTCCGAGCCCTGGCGCTCGGAGTTCGCCGGCCGCGACGGACGCCATTACCACGTCAAGGCGCTGCAGCCGCCGGCGCCCGCGCAAGGCGCCTGGCTGGTCGCCGAGGTCAGCCGGCAACTGGTTGTGCGGCCGATGCGCGACCGCATCCTGCAATGGCTGGGCTGGTCGGCGCTCGCGGTGGTCGCCCTGGCCTTGTCGATCGGCGCCTGGCTGGCGCGGCGCAGCACCGCGCCGCTGTCGCGCCTGGCCGCACTGGTCGACAGCATGGCGCCGAACCGCTGGCCGCAACGCATCGCCGCCGGTTTTCCCGACGACGAGGTCGGCGTGCTCGCACGCGGCCTGGATGCGATGACCGAACGCACCCAGGCCTTCATCGACCGCGAACAGGCCTTCACCCGCGATGCCAGCCACGAACTGCGCACGCCGCTGGCGGTGATCCGCAGCGCCGGCGAACGCCTGCTGGCCGAGCCCGCCCTGTCCGCGGCCGGCCGCGAGCATCTGCTGCACTTGCGCCAATCGGCCTGGCAACTCGAACAGACGGTAACGACCCTGCTGACCCTGGCGCGCGAGGCGCCGGTGGTGCTGCCCGATGCGCCGATCGCGCTGTTGCCGGTGCTGGAACGAGTGGTGCTCGAACAGGCGGTCTGGCTCGACGGCAAGCCGGTCGAAGTCGAAGTCGAGGTACCCGCCGACGCGCGCATCGATCTGCCGCAGCCGGTGCTGCATATCCTGTTGTCGAATCTGATCGGCAACGCCTTCGCCCACACCGAGAGCGGCACGGTCGCCATCGGCGTCGCCGGCGGATGCCTGCGCATCGCCAACCGCGGCCATCCGATCCCGGCCGAGCTGCGCGAACGCCTGCACGAGCCGTTCCGCAAACGCGAAGGCAGCGCCGGCCTCGGCCTCGGGCTGGCGATCGTGCAGCGCCTGTGCGAGCGCTACCGGGTCGACCTGCGCCTCGACGAGGAGGCCGGGGCGATGGTGGTGAGCCTCGCCCTGGCCGGCGCTGCGGGTCCGCCCCAAGGTGCGCCCGGAACTGCGAGGCCGGCCGAAGACTCGGCCGCGCGCTCGGATTAG
- a CDS encoding amino acid permease → MNGAAASQLGHALKSRQLVMMGLGSAIGAGLFLGSGVGIRSAGPAVLLSYLIAGALVIIVMRALGEMAAARPTSGAFSVYAADAMGPTAGATLGWLWWAQLVIVIAAESVGAAGLLATVWPQLPVALMSLVFMSVFTGVNLLGVRNFGEFEFWFAILKVAAILAFIAIGVLLVCGLLPNVPSPGLSNFFDHGGFAPKGWAGVGAALLVVVFAFGGTEIVAVAAAETQDPERSITHAIRTVAWRILVFYIGSLAVIIAVVPWTSESLNSPFAAVLEVARIPGAATAITLVAVVALLSALNANLYGASRMIYSLAERGEAPRALAHLSRSRVPTVAVLASVAFGFVATALELLYPDKVLPTLLNVVGSTCLLVWALSLVSQLILRRRADRAGTVLPFKMWAFPYVTWAGLAILGLVFVLALSIEGPRLQLLSTIALTLLIAAASEVARRMRNKTVGNN, encoded by the coding sequence ATGAACGGCGCCGCCGCGTCCCAGCTCGGCCACGCCTTGAAGTCGCGCCAGTTGGTGATGATGGGCCTGGGCAGCGCGATCGGCGCCGGCCTGTTCCTCGGCTCGGGGGTCGGCATCCGCAGCGCCGGGCCGGCGGTGTTGCTGTCGTATCTGATCGCCGGCGCGCTGGTCATCATCGTGATGCGCGCGCTCGGCGAGATGGCCGCGGCGCGGCCGACCAGCGGCGCGTTCTCGGTGTACGCCGCCGACGCGATGGGGCCGACCGCTGGCGCCACCCTCGGCTGGCTGTGGTGGGCGCAGTTGGTGATCGTGATCGCGGCCGAGTCGGTCGGCGCCGCCGGCCTGCTCGCCACGGTCTGGCCGCAATTGCCGGTGGCGCTGATGTCGCTGGTATTCATGTCGGTGTTCACCGGCGTCAACCTGCTCGGCGTGCGCAACTTCGGCGAGTTCGAGTTCTGGTTCGCGATTCTCAAGGTCGCTGCGATCCTCGCCTTCATCGCCATCGGCGTGCTGCTGGTGTGCGGCCTGTTGCCCAACGTGCCCTCGCCGGGCCTGTCGAACTTCTTCGACCACGGCGGCTTCGCGCCCAAGGGTTGGGCCGGGGTCGGCGCGGCCTTGCTGGTGGTGGTGTTCGCCTTCGGCGGCACCGAGATCGTCGCGGTCGCCGCGGCCGAAACCCAGGACCCGGAGCGCAGCATCACCCATGCCATCCGCACCGTGGCCTGGCGCATCCTGGTGTTCTACATCGGCTCGCTCGCGGTGATCATCGCGGTGGTGCCGTGGACCAGCGAGTCGTTGAATTCGCCGTTCGCCGCGGTGCTGGAAGTCGCGCGCATCCCGGGCGCGGCGACCGCGATCACCCTGGTCGCGGTGGTCGCCCTGCTGTCGGCGCTCAACGCCAATCTCTATGGCGCCTCGCGCATGATCTATTCGCTGGCCGAACGCGGCGAAGCGCCGCGCGCGCTCGCCCACCTCAGCCGCAGCCGCGTGCCGACGGTCGCGGTGCTGGCGAGCGTGGCGTTCGGCTTCGTCGCCACCGCGCTGGAGCTGCTGTATCCCGACAAGGTGCTGCCAACGCTGTTGAACGTGGTCGGTTCGACCTGCTTGCTGGTGTGGGCGCTGTCGCTGGTCTCGCAGTTGATCCTGCGCCGCCGCGCCGACCGCGCCGGCACGGTGCTGCCGTTCAAGATGTGGGCCTTCCCCTACGTGACCTGGGCCGGCCTGGCGATCCTCGGCTTGGTGTTCGTATTGGCGCTGTCGATCGAAGGCCCACGCCTGCAGCTGCTGTCGACGATCGCCCTGACCTTGCTGATCGCCGCGGCCAGCGAAGTCGCCCGGCGCATGCGCAACAAAACCGTCGGCAATAATTGA
- a CDS encoding NUDIX domain-containing protein — MSAGEHGIDLVGALLWRQGRVLLGLRAAHKRLAPNCWDMLGGHVEAGETPERALWRELQEEAGIGPPVLATSDEHCATAASVVAELAFDGLVLRVYRIDAWDGEPEARGDEHQHLQWFEPTQAAALPDLADPRLREVLLRLL; from the coding sequence ATGAGCGCAGGCGAACACGGCATCGATCTGGTCGGCGCCCTGCTGTGGCGCCAAGGCCGCGTGCTGTTGGGCCTGCGCGCCGCGCACAAGCGGTTGGCACCGAATTGCTGGGACATGCTCGGCGGCCACGTCGAGGCCGGCGAGACGCCCGAACGGGCCCTGTGGCGGGAACTGCAGGAAGAAGCAGGCATCGGCCCGCCCGTGCTCGCAACGTCCGACGAGCACTGCGCTACGGCGGCCAGCGTGGTCGCCGAACTCGCTTTCGACGGCCTCGTCCTGCGGGTCTACCGCATCGATGCCTGGGACGGCGAACCCGAGGCCCGCGGCGACGAACATCAACACCTGCAGTGGTTCGAACCGACCCAAGCGGCGGCCCTGCCCGACCTCGCCGATCCGCGCCTGCGCGAGGTCCTTCTACGGCTGCTCTGA
- a CDS encoding NAD kinase — protein MTATQRIAFLASHTDEAQRALADLVARHGQHEPDAADVLVALGGDGFMLQTLHRHGGLGKPVYGMKLGTVGFLMNQHNGEDLFARLEAAEPAVLRPLEMVAQTESGATFGSLAYNEVSLLRQTRQAAHIRIDLNGQTRLDELICDGVLVATAAGSTAYNFSAHGPILPLGSAVIALTPIAAFRPRRWRGALLKADTEIRFRVLDPYKRPVSATADSHEVRDVVEVMIRESRDRTVTLLFDPEHNLEERMLIEQFTSG, from the coding sequence ATGACCGCGACGCAACGCATCGCCTTCCTCGCCAGTCACACCGACGAGGCCCAGCGGGCGCTCGCCGATCTCGTCGCACGCCACGGCCAGCACGAACCAGACGCAGCCGACGTCCTGGTCGCGCTCGGCGGCGACGGCTTCATGCTGCAGACCCTGCATCGCCATGGCGGCCTGGGCAAACCGGTGTACGGGATGAAGCTCGGCACCGTCGGTTTCCTGATGAACCAGCACAACGGCGAGGATCTGTTCGCGCGCCTGGAGGCGGCCGAGCCGGCGGTGCTGCGTCCGCTGGAAATGGTCGCCCAGACCGAATCCGGCGCGACTTTCGGTTCGCTGGCCTATAACGAAGTGTCCTTGCTGCGCCAGACCCGACAGGCCGCGCACATCCGCATCGACCTCAACGGCCAGACCCGGCTCGACGAACTGATCTGCGACGGCGTGCTGGTCGCGACCGCGGCCGGCAGCACGGCCTACAACTTTTCCGCCCACGGCCCGATCCTGCCGTTGGGCTCGGCCGTCATCGCCCTGACCCCGATCGCGGCGTTCCGGCCGCGGCGTTGGCGCGGCGCCTTGCTCAAGGCCGACACCGAGATCCGCTTCCGCGTGCTCGACCCCTACAAGCGTCCGGTCAGCGCCACCGCCGATTCGCACGAGGTGCGCGACGTGGTCGAGGTGATGATCCGCGAGTCGCGCGATCGCACCGTTACCCTGCTGTTCGACCCCGAGCACAACCTCGAAGAGCGCATGCTGATCGAGCAGTTCACCAGCGGCTGA